In Lolium rigidum isolate FL_2022 chromosome 3, APGP_CSIRO_Lrig_0.1, whole genome shotgun sequence, the genomic window GGGAAAGCTGACATCACCCCATCCTAAGGTTAAGACCCACTAGCAAAATTTCAACCGTAAATTctaatttttttgtaaaatatGTTTTTGTGAAAAGGCACAAAAAACAGCGACTTGCTGTAAGGGTTGAGGTAAAAACTGATTTATTGGTGCTCTCGTAAAATTAGAAACTTTCTTATAACATGATGTTAGCTCTTCCCCCTCTTGGATCGAAGTGTCTGGTACGTACTTCATTTCTCAAAATCTGAAACTCTTTTGAGGAAAGTTAAAATCTGAAACTCTTTTGAGCACTCCTCACCTTTGGATGGTTACTTAACCGAAAAACACCAGACGTGCGCCCCTAAAAACTACAGCTAGGACACATCCAGTAGATGGATCAGCGACCCGGCTGATCTGCCCCAATCCTAGTGTAGTGTTTTGAGAGGCTACCAAACTTCCAGAATGGATAATATCCATATCCGAAAAGGCCAAGCCCTGGCCACGAGGGGTGAGGAGCGCGGGTGTGTCGTCCTTCTGCTTCCCCCTGATCACCGCGCGTGAGTTCTGAAGCATGGGTTGCGCTTGACCTGCGCAGCAGGTGCTGTTCACCTTCACCCCTCTGCAAGACCACTGATATCTGAGGTGGTATGGCCATGGCCACCACCTCCTCGCGgctcaccaccaccttctcctccacgcCATGCTCGCCCACTACCATGGCGGGGCTTCCGCGGCAGCGAAAGCATGGCTCGCGGTACCCTCGCATTCAGGCCATCGACCTCGACCAGAACACGGTGCGCCAAAATGCCACCTCAATTAGTTCTCCGGATGTTTTGACTTCACACTCGAGAAGTTTTAACTCGCGTTTTCTTCGTGGCTTCAGATTGTGGCTATTGCTGTCGGCGTCGTCAGCGTCGGCGCCGGGATAGGTATCCCGATTTTCTACGAGAATCAAATCGACAATTCTGTAAGTGCTTTGTTATTATTACTCAATCCAGTATGTAGCGGCTCGTTTCGCGTGAACAGGCAGTCGTTGAAAAATTAGTTTCTCCTAGTTTGTTGAACTGAGGTTTCTTTTTTTGGGGAAAAAAATGGCTGAAGTAAAGCTAGGATTAGCATTTTAGGAACGGGCTGAGGAGCCAAGCTGAATTGATTTTGCCCTTGCTATTTGCTCCAAATGATTTTGGTTTCCCCAAATGCAGGCTAAGAGGGACAACAAGCAGCCGTGCTTCCCCTGCAGCGGCACTGGCGCGCGTACGTGATCATGCCCTTTGATTGATGAGTTTCCTGCGTTTATTCAAATTTACTTTTATAAACCTTTTGCTATGTACATGCTTGAACAGAATGTAATGTTGGTCACAATGTGCATGGCACGTATACTGCTATCTGAATGTACCAATGTAGCCATATAAAATAGGATGAACTGTTGGAGTTTTTTATTCAAGACGCAACAGCCAGTTTGTTTAGATAGCATtttgtaagattctactttccttGGAGGTGACATGGGTAATATTTGCATtttgtaagattctactttccttGGAGGTGACTTGGGTAATATTTCCTGTCCATGACTCATCCATGAAAGCCAAGTGTATTGCCTCCCAACGTTCTTTGGAAAATCGACGAGTTCTTTAAATACGTTCTGATCTCCTCATTGATTTTCCAGAGGTATGCAGGTTTTGCACCGGAGCGGGCACTGTCACTGTGGTAATTGGCAGTGGTGAGTCTGAAGTGTCAAAGTGTGTAAACTGCGATGGCATTGGCTCTTTGACATGCACCACATGCCAAGGTAGTGGCATTCAACCACGCTATCTTGATCGCAGGTAATGGGTTGCTCTCCAAAAATCTGTGGAATAACCATGCTCTCAACAAATTCTGAATTTATGATGATTGCTGTTGAGTTCCTAAAACAAAATCAAGGTTAACTTATCATAATTAGTTGAAGCAATCATCCATAGGGTCTTTGCTGTAGAGATGACAAAGTTGCTTAACCGCGACTGGCCCAAAGTGTGTTCATAGGAATCGGCCATAGTGTCATGTGATGACCTTGCATATGCTTCTGAAGTTCTCATTAAGAGCAGATTTATCGAATATGTTTGTTTGTGCAGTAAAAAGGAATATTTTTTTTCTAATAGCGCACTATTTGGCTAGGTGGTTCCAAAAAatgaatttaatttttttataataaGGAAATAAATGGATGTAGCTTGAACAAGAGACATGTCTGATGGTTTTGATATTTGGTTTGTTAACCAGGGAGTTCAAGGACGATGATGATTGATGTATTTGTCTTTACTGGCTAACGACAATATGGTAAGGAATCTGATCCAAGGATGATACTACATACTCGGTGGAGATGTATCCGTCTGGACTGATCTGATCGTTTTGTGTTTTATTGTTTATTCGGTAAAT contains:
- the LOC124701957 gene encoding protein SPA, chloroplastic-like, whose product is MAMATTSSRLTTTFSSTPCSPTTMAGLPRQRKHGSRYPRIQAIDLDQNTIVAIAVGVVSVGAGIGIPIFYENQIDNSAKRDNKQPCFPCSGTGAQVCRFCTGAGTVTVVIGSGESEVSKCVNCDGIGSLTCTTCQGSGIQPRYLDRREFKDDDD